The following coding sequences lie in one Heyndrickxia oleronia genomic window:
- a CDS encoding type Z 30S ribosomal protein S14, with protein sequence MAKKALIIKQNKEHKYKVQNYTRCKNCGRPHSVIRKFKLCRICFREFAYKGQIPGIKKASW encoded by the coding sequence ATGGCAAAAAAAGCATTAATAATTAAACAAAATAAGGAACATAAATATAAAGTTCAAAACTATACACGCTGCAAGAATTGTGGACGTCCACATTCAGTTATCCGTAAATTTAAGCTATGTCGTATATGCTTCCGTGAATTTGCCTATAAAGGTCAAATTCCAGGAATCAAAAAGGCAAGTTGGTAG
- a CDS encoding MFS transporter, which produces MPKQKQKGLTIVAIGSIPLILVLGNSMLIPILPKMRTELDVSQFKISLIISVFSIAAAISIPILGYLSDRFSRKAIIIPSLILYGSGGILAGAAAAWFSSAYIWILAGRVMQGIGAAGTAPIAMALTGDLFKGGEQSKVLGLVEASNGFGKVISPILGSLLAILFWYAAFFAFPIFCLISILLTVFFVKEKKSKKTPPPVGKYVKGLISVFKTEGRWLFAAYLTGAVCLFTLFGVLFYISDILEKEHNINGLLKGSILAIPLLIMTITSYITGSKIGKNMRLMKSLIILGLLFMTVSFSVLVFFKSLVPFFSVLGISSIGTGLVLPCINSFITGSVPSDRRGFVTSLYGSVRFLGVAIGPPIFSSLMEWSRTGMFLITAGLTLFVGFLCLVLIHVSKKEPSNKKDTLFEKLQLT; this is translated from the coding sequence TTGCCAAAGCAGAAACAAAAGGGCTTGACCATAGTGGCTATTGGGTCCATCCCACTTATTTTGGTCTTAGGGAACTCTATGTTAATTCCCATTCTACCTAAAATGCGAACAGAACTAGATGTTTCTCAGTTTAAAATCAGCTTAATCATCTCAGTTTTTTCTATTGCTGCTGCAATATCCATCCCAATATTAGGCTATTTATCTGATCGTTTTTCAAGGAAAGCAATTATTATTCCTTCTCTCATCCTTTACGGAAGCGGGGGAATTTTAGCAGGAGCGGCAGCAGCTTGGTTCTCTAGTGCCTACATATGGATACTCGCAGGTAGAGTCATGCAAGGAATCGGAGCTGCAGGCACCGCCCCTATTGCAATGGCATTAACTGGAGATTTATTTAAAGGTGGAGAACAAAGCAAAGTTTTAGGGCTAGTTGAAGCTTCAAATGGCTTTGGTAAGGTCATTAGCCCCATTCTCGGCTCACTACTTGCCATATTATTTTGGTATGCTGCCTTTTTTGCTTTTCCCATTTTTTGTCTCATTTCAATACTGTTAACGGTTTTTTTTGTAAAGGAAAAAAAGTCGAAAAAAACTCCGCCACCTGTTGGAAAATATGTTAAAGGACTAATTTCTGTATTTAAGACAGAAGGGCGTTGGTTGTTTGCAGCCTATTTAACTGGGGCAGTATGTTTATTTACCCTATTTGGAGTATTATTTTATATCTCTGATATTCTTGAAAAAGAGCATAATATTAATGGACTATTAAAAGGGAGTATTCTCGCAATCCCTCTTTTAATCATGACGATTACCTCTTATATCACCGGTAGTAAAATTGGTAAGAATATGCGCTTAATGAAATCCTTAATTATTTTAGGACTGCTTTTCATGACTGTATCTTTCTCAGTGCTCGTATTTTTTAAGAGTTTAGTCCCCTTTTTTTCTGTACTTGGGATTAGCAGTATCGGAACAGGATTAGTTCTCCCTTGTATAAATAGTTTTATTACAGGATCTGTCCCCTCAGATCGTAGGGGATTCGTCACATCCCTGTATGGATCAGTCCGTTTTCTAGGAGTAGCTATCGGACCACCAATTTTTAGCTCTTTAATGGAGTGGTCTCGTACAGGAATGTTCTTAATAACAGCAGGTTTAACATTGTTTGTTGGATTTTTATGTTTAGTACTAATTCATGTAAGTAAAAAAGAACCTTCAAATAAAAAAGATACCTTGTTTGAAAAATTACAGTTAACTTAA
- a CDS encoding zinc ribbon domain-containing protein, translating to MSEKGCIKCGSQNAGQKDVAMTGTGLSKMFDIQNNQFTVVYCKNCGYSEFYNKQASTGSNILDFFFGG from the coding sequence ATGAGTGAAAAAGGATGTATAAAGTGTGGAAGTCAAAATGCTGGTCAAAAGGATGTAGCGATGACAGGTACGGGCTTATCTAAAATGTTCGACATTCAAAATAACCAATTTACAGTAGTGTATTGTAAAAACTGCGGTTACTCGGAATTTTATAATAAACAAGCATCCACCGGCTCCAACATACTTGACTTTTTCTTTGGCGGTTAA
- a CDS encoding DUF6044 family protein: protein MQNKKKEQLILIIAFLLLAIFVSPLFILGEDAHIRVHDNLDSNLAWYKVLAMSGQLTGPLNGSISQIINGNLSRNAFGTEFSLIVWLYKLFPTMIAYALSQTITRVVAFIGMYLLLKKHFLYEKGWEIVNVGTALAFAFTPFWPSGMLSTLGMPLALWAFLNIRKGESLLRNYVVLTLIPFYSSIVLGFFFFLTVMGILWLVDVIKGKGWNPRFILSIIYMTCVYFLVEYRLVYSFLFDHVPNSRDEYFHARLSFWHCIRLTFKNFIFGHHHVATIHTLVILPVMILAFFLIIVKKLWKQEKVFVSLFILNFALSAWYAFWFYKGWLPLTKMFHFMDTFNFARFHFLRPLIIYVLFALSLKILFKYGSFRKLILEGFVLLQIIVIVFFNEEILFRDKPSVKQFFAVEQFNEIKNYINLPLESYRVASIGLHPAIAQYNGFYTLDTYNNFYPLSYKYQFRKIIEKELAKNKTIRVYFDEWGGRCYMFSSELGKHYMFKKHTKKRVKNLELNTDVFKEMGGRFIFSAVPIDNAIDNNLALEKVFESKSSAWKIYLYKAL from the coding sequence TTGCAAAACAAAAAAAAAGAACAACTTATATTGATCATAGCATTTCTGTTACTAGCGATTTTTGTTTCTCCACTATTTATTTTAGGAGAAGACGCTCATATCCGTGTACATGATAATTTGGATTCCAATTTAGCTTGGTATAAAGTTTTAGCAATGAGTGGACAATTAACTGGGCCATTAAATGGCTCTATTTCACAAATTATCAATGGGAATTTATCGCGAAATGCTTTCGGAACGGAGTTTAGTTTAATCGTTTGGCTGTATAAGTTATTTCCTACAATGATCGCTTATGCTCTTAGCCAAACGATTACAAGAGTCGTTGCTTTTATAGGGATGTACCTTTTACTAAAAAAGCATTTTCTATATGAAAAAGGCTGGGAAATCGTTAATGTCGGTACGGCACTTGCTTTTGCATTTACTCCTTTTTGGCCATCAGGTATGTTAAGTACGCTTGGGATGCCATTAGCCCTTTGGGCATTTTTAAATATTAGAAAAGGTGAAAGCTTACTTCGTAATTACGTAGTTCTAACTCTAATTCCGTTTTATTCTAGTATTGTGTTAGGCTTCTTTTTTTTCTTAACAGTAATGGGAATATTGTGGTTAGTAGATGTAATAAAGGGGAAAGGATGGAATCCTCGATTTATCCTATCAATTATTTATATGACCTGTGTCTATTTCCTTGTTGAATATAGACTAGTTTATTCTTTTTTATTTGACCATGTGCCAAACAGTAGAGATGAATATTTTCATGCTAGACTGTCATTTTGGCATTGCATTCGTCTTACTTTTAAAAATTTTATTTTCGGTCATCATCATGTGGCAACTATCCATACACTTGTCATTTTACCTGTCATGATTCTTGCTTTTTTTCTCATTATAGTAAAAAAACTGTGGAAGCAGGAAAAAGTGTTTGTTTCTTTATTTATATTAAATTTTGCGTTATCTGCGTGGTATGCCTTTTGGTTTTATAAAGGTTGGCTTCCGCTAACGAAAATGTTTCATTTTATGGATACTTTTAATTTTGCAAGATTTCACTTTTTAAGACCGCTTATTATCTATGTATTATTTGCCCTATCATTAAAAATTCTTTTCAAGTATGGGAGCTTTCGGAAGTTAATCCTAGAAGGATTCGTGCTATTACAAATAATTGTCATTGTATTTTTTAATGAGGAGATCCTTTTTCGAGATAAACCATCAGTTAAGCAATTTTTTGCAGTGGAGCAATTCAATGAGATTAAAAATTATATTAACTTGCCACTAGAAAGTTATCGTGTAGCAAGCATTGGACTCCATCCGGCTATTGCCCAATATAATGGGTTTTACACATTGGATACATACAATAATTTTTATCCTTTAAGCTATAAATATCAGTTTCGAAAAATTATTGAAAAAGAACTTGCGAAAAATAAAACCATTCGAGTTTATTTTGATGAATGGGGTGGACGTTGTTATATGTTTTCAAGCGAACTTGGAAAACATTATATGTTTAAAAAACACACAAAAAAAAGAGTGAAAAATTTAGAACTTAATACGGATGTTTTCAAGGAAATGGGAGGAAGATTTATTTTTTCTGCTGTTCCAATTGATAATGCTATCGATAATAATCTTGCCTTAGAAAAGGTTTTTGAATCAAAAAGCTCAGCATGGAAAATCTATCTTTATAAAGCATTGTAG
- a CDS encoding acyltransferase family protein, translating into MASTTKRNLYFDNAKLILIFLVVFGHVISPLKRNDDFLFTVYTVIYLFHMPAFILISGYFAKGYRKKGYLMKSVKKILLPYVIFQVIYSIFYFFNGEEQTLTFDFLQPHWSLWFLLSLFCWNIFLYLFARLKWAGFLLAVGIGIAVGYIDQIGSFLSLSRTFVFFPYFLFGFLIDAKHIQWIKNFKFSSVIGIGLLCATFIVFSYSFPSEAVPWLLGSSSYADMGNVNLIDGVFRGIQYVSTFIVIFGFLTLVPSGGSKFTVIGERTLYIYLLHGFIIKIIETFVSDESLAAFAQNYLLLILFSISICLILGSYLIKKYTKPLIELRL; encoded by the coding sequence ATGGCTTCGACCACTAAAAGAAATTTATACTTTGATAATGCAAAGTTAATCTTAATTTTTTTAGTCGTCTTTGGGCATGTCATTAGTCCTTTAAAAAGAAATGATGATTTCTTATTTACAGTATATACAGTGATTTATCTGTTTCACATGCCTGCATTTATTTTAATATCCGGATATTTTGCAAAAGGATATCGAAAAAAAGGATATTTAATGAAATCGGTTAAAAAGATACTTTTACCCTATGTTATTTTTCAAGTCATTTATTCCATTTTTTATTTCTTTAACGGGGAAGAACAAACATTAACATTTGATTTTTTACAACCACATTGGTCATTATGGTTTTTACTTAGTTTGTTTTGTTGGAATATCTTCCTATACCTTTTTGCACGATTAAAATGGGCTGGATTCTTGCTTGCCGTTGGAATTGGTATAGCTGTTGGCTATATAGATCAAATTGGAAGCTTTTTAAGCCTTTCGCGGACTTTTGTATTTTTCCCTTATTTTCTATTTGGTTTTTTAATCGACGCAAAGCATATCCAATGGATAAAGAATTTCAAGTTTTCGAGTGTAATTGGAATCGGCCTATTGTGTGCAACCTTTATTGTTTTTAGCTATTCTTTTCCAAGTGAGGCAGTTCCATGGTTACTCGGATCCTCTTCCTATGCAGATATGGGAAATGTAAACCTGATTGATGGTGTATTTCGAGGAATACAATATGTAAGTACATTTATTGTGATTTTTGGCTTTTTAACATTAGTTCCTTCCGGTGGATCTAAGTTTACTGTCATTGGTGAACGTACCTTGTATATCTATTTATTACATGGATTTATTATTAAAATAATCGAAACATTTGTATCTGATGAATCACTTGCAGCATTTGCGCAAAATTATTTATTGTTAATTTTGTTTTCCATCTCTATCTGTTTAATATTAGGAAGTTATTTAATAAAAAAATATACAAAACCACTTATTGAATTGCGCTTATAG
- a CDS encoding MBL fold metallo-hydrolase: MDKEMEYGEDYKYIPVTSIMSGMGQEVSNDLYCYTVQVVNVGFVGYPKKDSEWILIDAGMPKSADMIIREAEDRFGPNSRPKAIVLTHGHFDHVGAIVELVEHWNVPVYAHELELPYLIGDKSYPEPDATVEGGLVAKMSPYFPNEPIHLGKNIEKLPSDGRIPGMEDWRWIHTPGHSPGHVSLFRDNDRSLIAGDAFITVKQDSLFKVLMQEEEVNGPPRYLTTNWKAAWESVRKLEKLYPDQVITGHGVPMSGEKLASGLKNLVENFDQIAIPDYGRFVDGHH; this comes from the coding sequence GTGGATAAAGAAATGGAGTACGGCGAAGATTACAAATATATACCTGTCACTTCAATTATGAGCGGTATGGGTCAGGAGGTATCAAATGATCTATATTGTTATACAGTCCAGGTGGTCAATGTAGGGTTTGTTGGGTATCCTAAGAAAGACTCTGAGTGGATTTTAATTGATGCCGGAATGCCGAAATCAGCTGACATGATTATCCGTGAAGCAGAAGATAGATTTGGTCCTAATAGCCGGCCTAAAGCAATTGTCTTAACACACGGTCATTTTGATCATGTGGGAGCAATTGTTGAATTGGTCGAACATTGGAATGTTCCAGTATATGCGCATGAGTTGGAGTTACCCTATTTAATAGGAGATAAAAGTTATCCAGAACCCGATGCAACAGTAGAAGGGGGACTAGTAGCAAAAATGTCCCCATATTTTCCAAATGAACCGATCCATTTAGGAAAGAATATTGAGAAACTCCCATCAGATGGTCGTATCCCAGGGATGGAGGATTGGCGCTGGATTCATACTCCAGGTCATTCACCCGGTCATGTATCTTTGTTTCGTGATAACGATCGTTCGCTGATAGCCGGGGATGCGTTTATTACGGTAAAACAGGATTCGCTTTTTAAGGTATTGATGCAAGAAGAGGAAGTGAACGGTCCACCAAGATATTTAACAACTAATTGGAAGGCTGCTTGGGAATCCGTAAGAAAATTAGAAAAGTTATATCCAGATCAAGTGATAACTGGACATGGGGTTCCAATGTCTGGAGAAAAATTAGCTAGTGGTTTAAAAAACCTCGTTGAAAATTTTGACCAAATAGCCATACCAGACTATGGACGTTTTGTGGATGGTCATCATTAA
- a CDS encoding sulfite exporter TauE/SafE family protein, whose amino-acid sequence MSIGIIIMGILIGFMVGLTGVGGAALLTPILILLGISPSIAVGTDLFYNSITKFFGSIQHWRQKTINLQLVKNLAIGSIPSAILAVGMLHLFDTFFHNQEQIIKHALGYVLILVASATLIRTFGKDKLNFNRFQLKSIHEKRMLTIIVGAVLGFIVGLTSIGAGSLFALAMLYLFRMSPSELVGTDIAHAFLLVTAAGIMHAGIGNVNYLLTINLLLGSIPGVIVGSILSSKLPVKPLRTIMAIMILISGVKLI is encoded by the coding sequence ATGAGTATTGGCATTATTATAATGGGGATATTAATTGGTTTTATGGTAGGATTAACGGGTGTTGGAGGAGCAGCTTTATTAACACCCATATTAATACTATTGGGCATCAGCCCATCAATTGCTGTAGGAACTGATCTATTCTATAACTCAATTACAAAATTTTTTGGTTCCATTCAACACTGGCGGCAGAAAACAATCAACCTCCAGTTAGTAAAAAATCTCGCCATCGGAAGTATACCAAGTGCTATCCTTGCTGTTGGCATGCTCCATCTATTTGATACCTTCTTTCATAATCAAGAGCAAATCATTAAGCATGCATTAGGTTATGTATTAATTTTAGTTGCATCTGCAACCCTTATTAGAACCTTTGGAAAGGATAAATTAAACTTCAATCGTTTTCAATTAAAATCCATACACGAAAAGCGCATGTTAACCATTATAGTTGGAGCAGTGTTAGGTTTCATTGTAGGCTTAACCTCCATAGGAGCAGGTTCATTATTTGCTTTAGCTATGCTATATTTATTTAGAATGAGCCCTTCTGAACTAGTTGGAACAGATATTGCACATGCTTTTTTATTAGTTACTGCAGCTGGTATTATGCATGCAGGTATTGGTAATGTTAATTATCTATTAACGATTAACCTATTGTTAGGCTCGATACCAGGAGTAATCGTAGGAAGCATCCTATCTTCTAAGCTACCAGTTAAACCGTTAAGAACGATTATGGCCATAATGATCTTAATAAGTGGAGTAAAACTAATTTAA
- a CDS encoding YIEGIA family protein — translation MNQESISHEHIIMIVTAIIVGTLARIFSLKEDFRQYPSYPNGYLIHIVTGFISAALGAVAIPALLTKNFVAVTFLAIAIQQFRDVRKAEKESLTDLENTEYVFRGNAYIDGIAKSFESRNYFSLVVAFVTALTIQIVNSKSDWINILVGFIVGLIIFYILKRFSKGKTIGDIAEVEQGQIEVRDSELYVNDLFVSNLIGSDYASQLFNNEGLAVIITPHEYQFSLTLNNLGQRQAALFEAVRAVGVKRYHFTRKDFETGKVILAIVPLMHDIDRIIEAVKKTPLLESVKKTEAVMDTNLFGKK, via the coding sequence ATGAACCAAGAATCGATTTCACACGAACATATCATCATGATTGTTACAGCTATTATTGTAGGAACACTTGCAAGAATTTTCTCATTAAAAGAGGACTTCCGTCAGTACCCAAGCTATCCTAATGGATATTTAATTCATATTGTTACTGGCTTTATTTCTGCAGCTTTAGGGGCAGTGGCTATTCCTGCCCTTCTAACAAAAAATTTTGTTGCAGTGACCTTTTTAGCCATAGCTATTCAGCAATTTAGAGATGTTAGAAAAGCAGAAAAGGAAAGTTTAACAGACCTTGAAAATACTGAATATGTATTTCGCGGAAACGCATATATAGATGGAATAGCAAAATCCTTTGAGTCGAGAAATTATTTTTCTCTAGTTGTCGCATTTGTTACAGCATTGACCATACAAATTGTAAATTCTAAAAGTGATTGGATTAATATTTTAGTTGGTTTCATTGTCGGATTGATTATATTTTATATTTTAAAAAGATTTTCTAAGGGCAAAACAATTGGAGATATTGCTGAAGTGGAACAAGGTCAGATTGAAGTACGCGATTCAGAGCTTTATGTCAATGATTTATTTGTCTCTAATCTAATAGGCTCTGATTATGCATCCCAGTTATTTAATAATGAAGGATTAGCAGTAATAATTACCCCTCATGAATACCAGTTCAGCCTTACATTAAATAACCTTGGTCAGAGACAAGCGGCACTTTTTGAAGCAGTAAGAGCGGTAGGTGTTAAGCGATACCACTTTACAAGAAAAGATTTTGAAACAGGTAAAGTCATCCTAGCCATAGTTCCTCTTATGCATGATATTGATCGGATAATAGAAGCAGTAAAAAAAACTCCCCTACTTGAAAGTGTCAAAAAAACTGAGGCAGTTATGGATACTAATTTATTTGGAAAAAAATAA
- the thiT gene encoding energy-coupled thiamine transporter ThiT encodes MKKFSLLTLIEISLCAAFAFVLDLLPSIKLSSAISVSFAMVPIFILAFRWGVRASFVGGLLWGLLQIVLGDAADDILTPVQGFIEFFIAFSFIGLAGLFRSFIQANIHEGNKGKTIFLVVVATFIGSIGRYFWHFLAGMIFWGKFAPEGQSPFLYSLIANGTTMLLSGLLCAIILSIIITMSPRLVKRFA; translated from the coding sequence ATGAAAAAATTTAGTTTGCTAACTTTGATCGAGATTTCATTATGTGCTGCTTTTGCGTTTGTGTTAGATTTATTACCATCTATAAAACTAAGCTCAGCGATTTCAGTTTCCTTTGCTATGGTTCCTATTTTCATTCTTGCTTTTCGATGGGGTGTGAGAGCAAGCTTTGTCGGAGGATTGTTATGGGGACTACTTCAAATTGTTTTGGGAGATGCAGCAGATGATATATTAACTCCCGTTCAAGGGTTCATAGAATTTTTTATTGCCTTTTCTTTTATTGGTCTAGCAGGTCTATTTAGGTCATTTATTCAAGCGAATATTCATGAAGGTAATAAAGGAAAGACAATTTTCTTAGTTGTAGTTGCAACGTTTATTGGCAGCATTGGTCGTTATTTTTGGCATTTTTTAGCTGGGATGATTTTTTGGGGTAAATTTGCACCAGAAGGGCAATCGCCATTCTTATATTCATTAATTGCTAATGGAACAACAATGCTTCTATCAGGTCTTTTATGTGCAATTATTTTAAGTATCATCATTACGATGAGCCCAAGACTTGTTAAAAGATTTGCTTAA
- the galU gene encoding UTP--glucose-1-phosphate uridylyltransferase GalU, protein MIKKAVIPAAGLGTRFLPATKAQPKEMLPIVDKPAIQYIVEEAIASGIEDIIIVTGKNKRAIEDHFDISVEMEMLLNKTGKFEMLQMIRNISQLADIHYVRQKEPLGLGHAVLCAKKFIGNQPFAILLGDDIIDSVEPALQQMIREFQRNKTSILGCKEVPRSEVRKYGIVGYTEQIGDLYKVNHLIEKPTIAESPSTQAIIGRYILTPAIFDMIEKVKPDENGEIQLTDALQLLLHQEAIFSYNIKGNRYDIGDKLGFLQASIDFALNRPDLKEKMAMYLKQLRY, encoded by the coding sequence ATGATAAAAAAAGCAGTCATTCCTGCTGCAGGATTAGGTACCCGCTTTTTGCCAGCAACAAAAGCACAGCCCAAAGAAATGCTTCCAATTGTTGATAAACCAGCAATTCAATATATTGTTGAGGAGGCCATCGCTTCAGGAATTGAAGATATAATTATCGTAACTGGTAAAAATAAACGGGCAATTGAGGATCATTTTGATATATCCGTTGAAATGGAAATGTTATTAAATAAAACCGGAAAATTTGAAATGCTTCAGATGATTCGTAATATCTCTCAATTAGCTGATATCCATTACGTAAGACAAAAAGAACCTTTGGGACTTGGGCATGCAGTTTTATGTGCTAAAAAATTTATCGGTAATCAGCCTTTTGCTATCCTCCTTGGCGACGATATTATTGATAGTGTAGAACCGGCCTTACAACAGATGATTCGTGAATTTCAAAGAAATAAGACTAGTATTCTAGGTTGTAAAGAGGTTCCTCGCTCAGAGGTTAGAAAATATGGGATTGTCGGCTATACAGAACAGATTGGCGATCTATATAAAGTAAACCACCTCATTGAAAAACCAACCATTGCAGAATCTCCTTCTACACAAGCCATAATAGGTAGATATATTTTAACTCCTGCTATTTTTGATATGATTGAAAAGGTCAAACCTGACGAAAATGGGGAGATCCAGCTTACTGATGCCTTACAATTATTACTCCATCAAGAAGCAATCTTTTCATACAATATCAAGGGAAATCGATATGATATTGGCGATAAATTAGGATTTTTACAAGCATCCATTGATTTTGCCTTGAACCGGCCAGACTTGAAAGAAAAAATGGCAATGTATCTGAAACAACTTCGTTATTAA
- a CDS encoding FAD-dependent oxidoreductase — protein sequence MPNEEVKMPQFPEPIWKQGMDIPGYSELLEDIEVDVAIVGGGITGITTGYLLTKEGLKVAIIEAGELLNGTTGHTTAKVTAQHGLIYDELIQNLGKEQARLYYEASTEAIQFIKETIKEHGIECDFSEEDAYIFTNSDEYIPKLKTEEQAYKELGINGELVEQLPIDYSVKAALVMRSQAQFHPIKYLKPLIEYIQQSGGLIFEHTTATDVDYAEYPIVITRGGPKVKCKYVCACSHFPFYDGLGFYPTRMYAERSYLIAVKTEKDPPPGMYINAEQPTRSFRRMNYQGENVLLVGGENHKTGQGIPTIQHYEAIEEYAQTTFGIKDFLFRWSAQDLTTLDKVPYIGRITSNHDRILVATGFRKWGMTNSTVSALLIRDIIREKENRFEKLFSPSRFNADPSVKEFISTNFDVAKHLVEGKLEYPLRDIEDLEKDEGSVVNVNGKRAGAYRDSEGKIYVVDTTCTHLGCEVEWNSGDRTWDCPCHGSRFSIAGDVIEGPAETSLEKIDLE from the coding sequence ATGCCAAACGAAGAAGTGAAAATGCCACAATTTCCTGAACCGATATGGAAACAAGGGATGGATATTCCTGGTTATTCCGAGTTGCTAGAGGATATCGAGGTAGATGTAGCAATTGTTGGAGGCGGTATTACTGGTATCACCACGGGTTATCTTTTAACAAAGGAAGGGTTAAAGGTAGCCATTATCGAAGCTGGAGAATTATTGAATGGAACGACAGGACACACAACTGCCAAAGTCACAGCACAGCATGGTTTAATCTATGATGAATTAATTCAAAATCTAGGAAAAGAACAGGCAAGACTTTATTATGAGGCGAGTACGGAAGCCATACAATTTATTAAAGAAACTATTAAAGAACATGGGATTGAATGTGACTTTAGTGAAGAAGATGCCTATATTTTTACAAATAGTGATGAGTATATACCAAAATTGAAAACCGAAGAGCAAGCTTATAAGGAATTAGGGATTAATGGTGAATTGGTTGAACAATTGCCTATTGATTATTCCGTGAAAGCTGCATTAGTGATGAGAAGCCAGGCTCAATTTCATCCAATAAAATATTTAAAACCGCTTATTGAGTATATCCAGCAATCTGGAGGACTAATATTCGAGCATACAACAGCTACAGATGTAGATTATGCAGAATATCCTATTGTTATCACGAGAGGTGGACCAAAGGTAAAATGTAAATATGTATGTGCATGCTCTCATTTTCCGTTTTACGACGGTCTCGGGTTTTATCCAACAAGAATGTATGCTGAAAGATCTTATCTTATTGCTGTGAAAACAGAAAAAGACCCTCCACCTGGTATGTATATTAATGCTGAACAGCCAACAAGATCTTTTCGCCGTATGAATTATCAGGGGGAGAATGTTCTGTTGGTAGGCGGTGAAAATCATAAGACAGGCCAAGGGATTCCTACCATTCAGCATTACGAGGCTATTGAAGAATATGCACAAACGACCTTTGGAATCAAGGATTTCTTATTTCGTTGGTCTGCTCAAGATTTAACGACTCTAGACAAAGTACCCTATATTGGTCGAATTACCAGCAATCACGATAGAATACTTGTCGCAACAGGTTTTAGGAAATGGGGGATGACCAATAGTACTGTTTCCGCATTATTAATAAGAGACATCATTAGGGAGAAGGAAAATCGATTTGAAAAATTGTTCTCTCCTTCGCGATTTAATGCTGATCCAAGTGTAAAAGAATTTATTTCAACGAATTTTGATGTGGCTAAGCATTTAGTGGAAGGAAAATTAGAATACCCACTTAGAGATATAGAAGATTTAGAAAAGGATGAAGGTTCAGTTGTTAATGTGAATGGCAAGCGAGCAGGAGCTTATCGTGATTCAGAGGGGAAAATATATGTAGTTGATACTACCTGTACACATCTAGGCTGCGAAGTGGAATGGAATTCTGGAGATCGTACTTGGGATTGTCCATGTCATGGTTCTAGGTTCTCGATCGCTGGAGATGTAATAGAAGGACCAGCAGAGACATCTTTAGAAAAAATTGATTTAGAATAA